From the genome of Edaphobacter dinghuensis, one region includes:
- the mrdA gene encoding penicillin-binding protein 2, with protein MEPAQNPEHSTLGLNGKAEKLPAGKLHSAQYIIALILAILITGLWRLQVLGADNFRALADANRIRKVPILAPRGRIFDREGRLLVDNYPSVSCYLLREQVKDINLDLPLISRGLNIPIDQIQAILRHYQAAPKYQPIPLKQDITPDEQAFIEAHRNELPELETLDVQRRLYPRDGFAAHLIGYVGEVSEEMLDNPRYAFYDPGDVVGRSGVEETYDSVLRGTDGYKDVIVNSHGKELGHLGETLAIPGKDLRLTIDLDIQMAAEKALEGKVGAIVALDPHTGEVLALASRPTFDPNQFSGRLTKSYWDQILNNPDHPLLDKATQAQLAPGSTFKIIMSVAGLQEGIAQDMHVDCQGGATFYGHFYACDQHHGMVNINNAIPYSCDTFFYTLANRLGIDTIARYARSVGLGQRTGIDLPDEATGTMPSTEWKLRTLHQPWYAGETISVGIGQGAVTVTPVQLARALGGIASGGVFHRPHVVFPDEVSSQDLEAIHESFPGSGETTIPLSKENWEIITDAMANVTGSPIGTAYAAHLDGIDFAGKTGTAQVMSHDALARSGGGHKTQPNAWFVGMTPRRNPDIVVAVLWEHGNWGNNSARLAAQVIDAFVNKQRKRAGNVREVATVPAATTSDATPAPVPAAKPVPSAE; from the coding sequence CACCGGGCTATGGCGGCTTCAAGTTCTCGGTGCAGATAACTTCCGCGCGCTCGCCGATGCCAATCGCATTCGCAAGGTCCCTATCCTTGCGCCCCGAGGCCGCATCTTCGATCGCGAAGGCCGCCTTCTCGTCGATAACTATCCCTCGGTCTCCTGCTATCTGCTGCGCGAGCAGGTCAAGGACATCAACCTCGATCTGCCGCTCATCTCCCGCGGTCTGAACATTCCCATCGATCAGATTCAGGCGATCCTTCGCCACTACCAGGCCGCTCCCAAGTACCAGCCCATTCCGCTGAAGCAGGACATTACACCCGACGAACAGGCCTTCATCGAGGCCCATCGCAACGAGCTGCCCGAACTGGAAACCCTCGACGTGCAACGACGCCTCTATCCCCGCGACGGCTTCGCCGCTCACCTTATAGGCTACGTCGGCGAGGTCTCCGAGGAGATGCTCGACAACCCCCGCTACGCCTTCTACGATCCCGGCGATGTCGTTGGCCGCTCCGGCGTAGAGGAGACCTATGACTCCGTCCTGCGCGGTACCGATGGATATAAAGACGTCATCGTCAACAGCCATGGCAAGGAACTCGGCCATCTCGGCGAGACCCTCGCCATCCCCGGCAAAGATCTTCGCCTCACCATCGACCTCGATATACAGATGGCCGCCGAAAAGGCCCTCGAAGGCAAGGTGGGAGCAATCGTCGCGCTCGATCCGCACACTGGCGAAGTGCTCGCCCTGGCTTCGCGTCCTACTTTCGATCCCAACCAGTTCTCGGGCCGCCTGACCAAGAGCTACTGGGACCAGATCCTCAATAACCCTGACCATCCGCTGCTCGACAAGGCGACTCAGGCCCAGCTTGCGCCGGGCAGCACCTTCAAGATCATCATGTCGGTGGCGGGTCTTCAGGAGGGCATCGCCCAGGACATGCATGTCGATTGTCAGGGCGGAGCCACCTTCTACGGACACTTCTACGCTTGCGACCAGCATCATGGAATGGTCAACATCAATAACGCCATTCCGTACTCCTGCGACACGTTCTTCTACACGCTGGCGAACCGTCTGGGTATCGATACCATCGCGCGGTACGCCAGATCAGTGGGCCTGGGGCAGCGCACCGGAATCGACCTGCCCGACGAGGCCACCGGAACCATGCCTTCTACGGAGTGGAAGCTGCGCACCCTCCATCAGCCTTGGTACGCCGGTGAGACGATCTCGGTCGGCATCGGGCAGGGAGCGGTCACGGTCACACCGGTCCAGCTAGCCCGTGCCCTTGGCGGTATCGCTTCCGGCGGCGTCTTCCATCGTCCCCATGTGGTCTTTCCCGACGAAGTCTCCTCGCAGGACCTTGAGGCCATCCACGAGAGCTTTCCCGGCTCCGGCGAGACGACGATCCCTCTCTCCAAGGAGAACTGGGAGATTATCACCGATGCCATGGCCAACGTAACCGGAAGCCCGATCGGCACGGCCTATGCGGCGCATCTGGACGGTATCGACTTCGCTGGAAAGACCGGCACCGCGCAGGTCATGAGCCACGACGCGCTGGCGCGTTCGGGCGGCGGCCATAAGACCCAGCCGAATGCCTGGTTCGTCGGCATGACCCCGCGGCGCAACCCCGATATCGTCGTCGCCGTGCTGTGGGAGCACGGAAACTGGGGCAACAATTCGGCTCGGCTGGCCGCGCAGGTAATCGACGCCTTCGTCAATAAGCAGCGCAAGCGTGCGGGAAACGTGCGCGAGGTTGCGACCGTTCCAGCCGCAACCACTTCCGACGCGACCCCTGCCCCGGTTCCGGCTGCTAAGCCAGTCCCATCTGCAGAATAG